The Methanoculleus marisnigri JR1 genome window below encodes:
- a CDS encoding EFR1 family ferrodoxin (N-terminal region resembles flavodoxins. C-terminal ferrodoxin region binds two 4Fe-4S clusters.), with product MKTVIYYFTGTGNSLAAAKKVAGPLGDTEFVPIAAFRNTTDEIIPDADRVGIVCPVYFSGLPAMAASFAERLDVAKADYVFSVVTHGGGGGSAALRQIDEILKERAGRGLDAGFAVTMPGNYILMYGSPAGKKRDRLLAAADAELDAIAGRIRRGERVNLPYAPLTRLIRAVMYPRFRSRVHGEDRRFTVTEECTSCGICASICPAENIEMVDGRPVWNHRCELCCGCIHLCPAGAIQAGKATEGRQRYRNPSVGIAELERRP from the coding sequence ATGAAGACCGTCATCTACTATTTTACCGGCACCGGCAACTCCCTTGCCGCTGCAAAGAAGGTCGCCGGGCCCCTCGGGGATACTGAGTTTGTCCCGATAGCGGCGTTTCGGAATACCACGGACGAGATCATCCCGGACGCCGACCGTGTCGGGATCGTCTGCCCGGTCTACTTCTCCGGGCTCCCGGCGATGGCGGCATCGTTTGCGGAGCGCCTCGACGTCGCTAAAGCAGACTACGTCTTCTCGGTCGTCACGCACGGGGGAGGCGGAGGCTCTGCGGCTCTCCGGCAGATCGACGAGATCCTCAAGGAGCGGGCCGGAAGGGGGCTCGATGCGGGGTTCGCGGTGACCATGCCGGGCAACTACATCCTGATGTACGGTTCGCCCGCGGGGAAGAAGCGGGACCGGCTGCTCGCCGCGGCGGACGCGGAACTCGATGCGATCGCGGGCCGGATCCGGCGGGGGGAGCGGGTGAACCTCCCGTACGCGCCTCTGACGCGCCTCATCAGGGCCGTCATGTACCCCCGGTTCCGTTCCCGCGTCCACGGGGAAGACCGCAGGTTCACGGTGACCGAAGAGTGTACGTCCTGCGGTATCTGCGCGAGCATCTGCCCGGCGGAGAACATCGAGATGGTCGACGGCCGGCCGGTCTGGAACCACCGGTGCGAACTCTGCTGCGGGTGCATCCACCTCTGCCCGGCCGGGGCGATCCAGGCCGGAAAGGCTACCGAAGGAAGGCAGCGCTACCGGAACCCGTCGGTCGGCATCGCCGAACTGGAGCGCCGGCCATGA
- a CDS encoding EFR1 family ferrodoxin (N-terminal region resembles flavodoxins. C-terminal ferrodoxin region binds two 4Fe-4S clusters.), giving the protein MKTVIYYFTGTGNSLAAARKIAGALGETELIPIASLADTPGTIAPDADRVGIVCPVYDCGVPVMVARFAERLDLSQAGYTFAVVTMGGIGVSALHQLNGIFNRRQNRRLDAAFAVKMPGNFPPLMRSVPGEKCGKTLGRADRRLAEIAEAIGSGRSVSPGFEPVSWLVNVLSYGPFVKGTRNAAEAFSVSDACTGCGTCTRVCPAGNLTLTDGRPAWGRRCELCCACLHFCPTEAIQLNVMLGTEGRGRYRHPDLTVADMVSQRGE; this is encoded by the coding sequence ATGAAGACCGTCATCTACTATTTTACCGGCACCGGCAACTCCCTTGCCGCGGCGAGGAAGATTGCCGGAGCTCTCGGGGAGACCGAACTCATCCCGATCGCATCGCTCGCGGACACCCCGGGGACTATCGCCCCGGATGCCGACCGGGTCGGGATCGTCTGCCCGGTCTACGACTGCGGGGTGCCGGTGATGGTCGCCAGGTTCGCGGAACGGCTCGATCTCTCGCAGGCGGGGTATACGTTTGCGGTCGTCACGATGGGCGGGATAGGGGTCTCGGCGCTCCACCAGTTGAACGGGATATTCAACAGACGGCAGAACCGGAGACTCGACGCCGCATTTGCCGTCAAAATGCCCGGCAACTTCCCGCCGCTCATGCGGTCGGTGCCGGGCGAGAAGTGTGGTAAGACCCTCGGCAGGGCAGACAGACGGCTCGCCGAGATCGCGGAGGCGATCGGGAGCGGCCGTTCGGTCTCCCCGGGGTTCGAGCCCGTCTCCTGGCTCGTGAACGTCCTGAGTTACGGGCCGTTCGTAAAGGGCACCCGGAACGCTGCAGAGGCCTTCTCCGTCTCGGATGCGTGTACCGGCTGCGGCACCTGCACAAGGGTCTGCCCGGCGGGCAATCTCACCCTCACCGACGGCCGTCCGGCCTGGGGGCGACGGTGCGAACTCTGCTGTGCCTGCCTCCACTTCTGCCCGACCGAGGCGATCCAGCTCAACGTGATGCTCGGGACCGAGGGCCGGGGGCGCTACCGGCACCCGGATCTCACGGTTGCGGATATGGTGAGCCAGCGGGGGGAGTGA
- a CDS encoding epoxide hydrolase family protein has product MQPFTIAVPEAVLDDLRQRLARTRWPDDGGGRGYGIDLAYMKDLARYWEHSYDWRRHEAYLNRFAQFRTEVDGVGIHFVHERGRGPDPTPLLLLHGWPDSFYRYHRVIPMLADPARFGGDPDLSFDVVVPSIPGHGFSDRKPMTTDDTADLFAGLMTEELGYGKFVAAGGDAGTLIAQALAERHADALVGIHLTDVGYPDQTTDFSTLTEPEMAFANYIREWWMNEGAFNIIQSTKPQSLAYGLADSPAGLAAWIMSFMVSGTTGEEFETRIGRDELLTNITIYWVTRTIGSSVRRYYLDAHAILGPWRRTPVPAAVAHPPRDAPLPREWAERRVNLRHFTELPRGGHFAAWEEPELYAKDVLDFVGELRNS; this is encoded by the coding sequence ATGCAACCCTTCACGATCGCCGTTCCGGAGGCTGTCCTCGACGACCTGCGTCAACGCCTCGCCCGCACCCGCTGGCCCGATGACGGTGGCGGCCGGGGGTACGGCATCGATCTCGCATACATGAAAGACCTCGCCCGTTACTGGGAGCACTCCTATGACTGGCGGAGGCACGAGGCGTACCTGAACCGCTTCGCCCAGTTCAGGACGGAGGTCGACGGGGTGGGGATTCATTTCGTCCACGAGCGCGGGAGGGGACCGGACCCGACGCCGCTCCTCCTGCTCCACGGCTGGCCCGACTCGTTTTATCGGTATCACCGGGTCATCCCGATGCTTGCCGATCCCGCCCGGTTCGGCGGCGACCCCGATCTCTCGTTCGACGTGGTCGTCCCGTCCATCCCCGGACATGGGTTCTCCGACCGAAAGCCCATGACCACCGACGACACTGCCGATCTCTTCGCGGGACTGATGACGGAAGAACTGGGATACGGGAAGTTCGTCGCGGCCGGCGGCGACGCCGGGACCCTGATCGCCCAGGCCCTCGCGGAGCGCCACGCCGACGCCCTGGTCGGCATCCACCTGACCGATGTCGGCTACCCGGACCAGACGACGGATTTCTCGACCCTCACAGAGCCCGAGATGGCGTTCGCGAACTACATCCGGGAGTGGTGGATGAACGAAGGCGCCTTCAACATCATCCAGTCGACCAAACCGCAGAGCCTCGCCTACGGCCTGGCCGATTCGCCCGCAGGCCTCGCGGCCTGGATCATGAGTTTCATGGTCTCGGGCACGACCGGTGAGGAGTTTGAGACGCGCATCGGCCGGGACGAACTGCTCACGAACATCACGATCTACTGGGTTACCCGGACGATCGGCTCGTCCGTCCGCCGGTACTACCTTGACGCCCACGCGATCTTGGGCCCCTGGCGGCGCACCCCGGTTCCGGCTGCCGTCGCCCACCCTCCCCGGGACGCTCCGCTGCCGCGCGAATGGGCCGAGCGCCGGGTCAACCTCAGGCACTTCACCGAACTCCCCCGCGGGGGGCACTTCGCGGCCTGGGAAGAACCCGAACTTTACGCAAAGGATGTTTTGGATTTCGTCGGAGAACTGCGCAATTCTTAG